The stretch of DNA CTGTTCTTactttttttcttacaaaagaacctttatttttttgaagaggtAGTTTTTCACACTTGCAAGAGATAGTTATATTCTCTTTTAATTGAGAAAGTTCTGTCCTTTTAGTTCTCAAGTATACAGCCACACAAGTTGTACTTAGTCACTTCAAATTAAAGCATTAATTGCCACACAACTTGTCTCCTTCACTGTCAAAACCTTGTCTCAGAAAGTAAAGAGAATTCTCACTTTGAGCACACATTCCATTATGACCTTTTACATCAATCTTTGGACAATTTAGCAACTTCTTCTGACAACTATAGTTTGAGTtccaaagagaaaaaaagtaTAGGCACATTGATGTCAAAATAATTCCAAATATTTTCCCACAAAACACTGTAAATAATAAGCTTATGAGAACCAAAGATGTTGCATACAACTCAAACTTCTTTTGCTTCTCTAGTAATGTGCTTCCACTGCTGCTTTCTTTCTCATGTTTTCCTTTGGTTGAAATGTTCTTTGATTGTGATACTTTTGTGCTTGAAAAAGATGAACTTTGTGTAGATAATGTTGAATATAAAGTAATTTGAGTTAAAGTgatgttactattttttttgtgcTTGTTGTGTAGCTTTCAAGCCTTTGGTGGCTCTATGTTTTTGTACCGTGATCTCACTAAGTACTTCTTTTGCTTATGAGtctttcatatatttatttatttgccttaaaaaaaatactcaattttGTGACCACATATTCAAGATAGCTTAGTAATATTTTCCCTCTTCATCTACACTGTTGCAACTTTAATAGGTTTGATTCCATTGGCATCTGAAACAATATTCAAAGGGTTTAATTTTGGTTAAAGATACCATGGAACAGTTAGAAACTATAAAAGATATGTTCCTTACCAAATAATCCattcatgaaaatattttatttatttttttgataaattcatgAAAATATAATTAGTAATTATAGTATTCAAAATATGTTATTATGATTCATGAAAATATAATTAGTAATTATAGTATTCAAAAGATATGTTCCTTAACAAATAATCCATTTATGATTCTTGACTTTATTCACTAATAGAACACAAGCATAATGCGACAATaatgtgtttgttttattttgtttctgcTGCTGTTGGGTTTGTTCCTCTTGCTGTTTGCGTGTTGGGCATAATATAGGGGATGGGTGGTTCGTTGTTTTTGCGTGTAGTGCTTTTCATTTCTTAGGTTCCTTGCTTTGTTGCGGCTGAAGGGTGTTTTTATCCCCTGGTGCTGCTGTTATTTGTATCTTTTGGCCTAAGTGTACAACTTGTACTTATTAGTGCCtcttaataaattttttgatgCGATCCGCTATTAATTAATAACACTAAGTGTTATTAAATATTCGGTATAGCGCCGGTAAATATTCTAATTATGTTAATTCTGAATTGATAATAATAGTTCTGAAGCAATGGATACGACTTGGATTACACAACCACGAAATACGCCAGAGTATGCTAAAGGACTTAATGGATTCCttgattttgcctttaaaaatCGTCCAAATGGAATGGCAAAATGTCCCTGTAAAAAATGCGGTTTCAAAACACCGCAAAGTAGAAGTGTGATGTATGATCACTTAAGAGCGACACCATTTCCAGTGGGATACACTGATTGGTGCTATCACGGTGAGGTCGCGATAGGAGAAAATAGTAATGGTTCATCTAGTAATCCTACAAATGCAGTTCATGACATTACAAATGGAGAAGATCCTATCCAGAACATGCTTAACGATGCTTTTGGAGTTGATAGGAATCATGCAAATGAAGTGCCTATTGCATCGAATGTCGATATTGAAATAGATGAAGATGTGACACCGGACGCGACTCAGGAGGGGAATGAAGCAAAAGAGTTTTATGAATTAGCAAAAGAGGGGGAACAACCTTTGTATGAAGggtgtaaaaaatattcaaagttGGCTTTTTTGGTGAAGTTGTATCATATCAAATGCTTGTGTGGAATGAGTGATAAGTCCATGACAATGATTTTAGAACTCTTGCAAGATGCATTTGAACATGCAAAGATTCCAAGCTCATTTTATGAGGCGAAGAAAACAATCACGAAACTTGGTTTGAACTATGTAAAGATTCCTGCTTGTCCGAAGGATTGTATGCTTTACTGGGGAAATAAAGAAGATGAGGAGAGGGAAACTTGTAAAGTTTGTCACACTTCCAGATGGAAATCAAGTATAAAATCTAAGGAGCGTGAGACAGGAAACGCTGACAACAGTTTGAAGAAAATCCCTGCAAAAGTTCTTCGTTATTTTCCATTAAAACCTCGATTACAAAGACTATTTTTGTCTTCAAAGACATCGGAGGATATGAGATGGCATGCTTTAAGTAATAACAATGATGAAATGATGAGGCATCCTAGAGATTCTGAAGCATGGAAACGATTTGACTCGACACACCCTTGGTTTGCATCGGATGCACGAAATGTCCGTCTTGCATTAGCTACTGATGGGTTTAATCCCTTTGGCATTATGAGTTCAAACTACAGTGTCTGGCCCGTAATTCTCATTCCATACAATACTCCTCCATGGGTGTGCATGAAGCAGACATCTTTTATAATGTCGATGATAATTCCTGGAAAAAATGCTCCAGGAAATAACATAGATGTCTACTTACAACCTTTAATGAAAGAGCTGCAAGATTTATGGACAACCGGTGTAGATGCTTATGATTCTTTCAAGCATGAGATGTTCAAATTACATGCAGCTTTGATGTGGACAATAAGCGATTTTCCTGGTCTAGGTAATCTCTCTGGGTGGAACACGTACACTGGATATGCTTGTCCAACTTGTAACAAAGACTTTAAACCTTGCCGTCTTAAAAATGGCAAAAAATGGTGTTTTATGGGCCATCGTCGGTTTCTTGATCGGAGACATCGATTTAGATTGAACCGAATTCGCTTTAATGGTGAGCAAGAATTGCGCGATCCATCAAGAATGTTATCTGGTTCAGAAATTCTTGAACAAATTTGTGACATTAACGTCACATTTGGCAGAAGTGTAGAGAAGAAAAAGCTTAGAAAAAGGTCACAACTTGAAGATGGTCCAAAGTGGAACAAGAAAAGCATATTTTTTGAACTTCCATATTGGAAAGATAATTGTTTGCGCCACAATCTTGACATGATGCACATTGAAAAGAATGTATGTGAAAATATCATATTTACTTTGCTAAATGATAGTGGAAAAAGTAAAGATAATCTTAATGCTCGAAAAGACCTTAAACTCATGGAGATAAGACCTGACCTCTGGCCAAATGAAAGTGGAAAATATGCGTTAGCTGTATATGCAATGACTAATAGAGGTAGGAAGGATTTCTTGGCTACTTTAAAGAACATTAATGTGCCTGATGGGTATTCGAGTAACATTTCTAGGTGCATTGATTTGGATAATGGCAAGTTGAATGGGATGCTAAAAAGTCACGATTGTCATGTATTGATGGAGCAACTGTTACCGTTAGCCATGCGGACATCATTGCCTGACAAGGTTTCGGCAGTATTAATTGAGTTGTGCTCATTCTTTAGACAATTGTGTGGTAAAGTGCTTAAAGTTGAAGATTTGGACATGTTGCAAAATAAAATCGTCCTCACTTTATGCCACATGGAAATGTTATTTCCTCCTTCATTTTTCACTGTTATGGTTCACTTGGTTGTTCACCTTGTTGAAGAAGCTAAGCTTGGAGGTCCTGTTCATTATCGGTGGATGTATCCTATAGAAAGGTAAAAATGTGAATCTTACTCAAATTTCAATTACACAACTATATGTTATTCTTAACAATATTTGTCGTGGTATGTGTAATAGGTACCTAGGACATCTAAAATCATATGTTCGTAATAAAGCACGACCTGAAGGCTCAATAGCTGAAGGTTACCTTCTCGAAGAGATTCTTACCTTTTGTTCAAGGTATTTGGACGATATTGAAACAAGATGGAATCGATGTGGTCGTGTAGATGATGAACCTAATGATGAACAACCTCAATCACGAATGTCTGAATTGTTTCCTTTAATTGGAAAACCAGTCGGAGGCTCTTCATATTTTACCCTTACACGAAGAGAAAAGTTGCAGGCTCATCGGCACGTTTTAACAAATTGCCCTGTAGTTGATTATTATATTCAGTAAGTCACGATATCCTATAGATTAATTATTATCATGTGTTAACAAATTAACACATCCAATATATTTAACTATGTAGGCAATTTAGAACTATAGTAAAGAGACAAATGAGGGGAAGGCATTCTTCTGAGGTAGACAAAAAAGTCCATAGAGAATTCGTTCATTGGTTTTCCAATCGTGTGAGTGTTTCTACATGTTCTTCTGAGATAAAGTGCCAAAGTTCGAAAGCAATGTAACTAACTATTTCCTTTTAGCATTCAGATTGGCAACAATCTTGACAGTCTTAGCGGACCAGATAAAGATGTTCTTATTAGTCTAGCACAAGGTCCTCTGGACCAAGCTAGAAGGTTTACTGCTTACAATGTTAATGGATTCAAATTTCGGACCTTGGCACGAGACAAGTTATTGAAAACACAAAACAGTGGAGTTTTTGGCTCATTTGGAACAAGAAGTTACTCAAGCAGTAGTGATGACCATATGAGGTTTGGAGACGTGCCTTACTATGGCAGATTAATAGATATCGTTGAGCTTTTCTATTGCGGCTTTTCGATTGTCATGTTCAAATGTGAATGGGCTAATACAACTAACCCAAGAGGCATGAAGAAAGATAAATTGGGTTTTACTTCTATTAACTTCGCAAGCTTAAGACATACTGGAGAACACGAAGATGATGAACCATACATCAAAGCTTCTGAAGCTCTAATGGTCTTTTATGTCGATGATGAGAAGGAACAAGGTTGGAGCATACCAGTTCATTTGAAGCCAAGAGACTTGTACGACATGGGTGAAGATGAAAGTGAAATAATGGCATCCAATGAGACATATCCATCACAAAACTTGGAAGAACTCTTTCAAGATGATAACACACATATCCCTTTAGCAAGAGTTGTAATAGACGAGGATCCTGAAAGTTCAGCCATCAATCATCACtctgatgatgataataatgatATGTTAATTTGAATAGTGTTTTATATAGTTTATTGAATTGTATTTGTTATGATTTTGAGACTTCATTGtaatttccttttatttgtaATGTGTAAgactttattgtttttgttttatatatgtatTCGTTTTTACtacatatgtattttttttagactTTATTGTATTTGCtttgatatatatttatgtttaaatgCATATATTATGTTagattttattgtatttatgtttaaaggcatatattttaaaacatactaacttttttaattacatttttgatattttaaagagATGGAGAAGACATGGAGCGATTTGACACCGTATGAGGTGGAAAGACAGAGAACAATAGCAGCAAATAACAAGAAGTTGGAAGCTCTAAATATTCCTCGTCTATCGCAATCCATCCAAAAATCGTCTTCTACTAAGGTTTGAATTCGGGTACCCATTATGTTTTTTCGTTTTCATGCTTTGTACAATCATGATGTTGAACAAGTTATTAAATTATGAGGACCCATGAATGACTAAATGTTAAAACCTTTTCACAGCTTAAATGTTTTAGCACTTAGACACTATATGCCTCTTTGTATTCTTTGTATTCTTTGAGCACTTGCTATTATGTGTGTaatgaatttcaattttcattatgAAGTTTTATTATGTATGTAAtgaataatttgtttgttttgtaatATAAGAAGGACAAAATGAGATTTGTAAGACCCGGAGATCTTCAAGTAGCAGCCAACAATAAACGCTTGCGTTCTCATGATATACCAAAACCACCTCCACCGGTGATAATACCATCATCATCAGCTTCACAAGATGCACCACCATCATCACCTACACATGATGCAACATCACATAGGTTAACCAAAAAAGGAAGACCTAAACGTTCTCAACCTCCACATTTCCAATTTCAACCTCAATATCAACATCAACCATCTCCACCTTCATCTCCACCTCAACACCAACCATCTCCACCTCCACCTCAACACCAACCACCTCCACCTCCACCTCAACACCAACCATCTCCACCTCAACCACAACATCAATCATCAGAACCGGAACATGAAGTTGTACTTGAACGTCTATCTCAACCACGACAACCTCTACCTCCACCACCTCCACGTAATCATGCACATTGGATTGTGGATGTTATTGGTATACCTATATAATTTTGGTTTCTTTTTTATCTCCTTTTTGTCCAATATTTTTGTGTACTaattcatttaatttatatgtcAGATGATGATGGTAATGTTAGACAAAAAAGTGTAGAAGTGAACGACTTAATCCCGAACAAAGTGGGATTTAAGGTGCAAACAATCTGGAATGATGACCATCAGCCCATAGGAGAGGCAGGTGGACTGTTATCAGGATATATTGGCTTTCTTGCTAGTAGTGATGAATTGCTTCCTATAATGTATCCAAAATGGCCCAAAGTTCCGTTGGCAAAGAAAGACTTAATTTATGATAACAACATAAAGGTATAAACTGAAATTacattgaatatatgtttaatttagaaacatctttcaattttttgtcgtctatttcaatttatatatgtttaatttagAAACATCTTTCAATTTGTTTCCGTTGAAGGCTAAATTTGTTGTAAGTGATACAAACAAGTTTCATAAGAAGTGGATTTATACAAGCTTGGGAAAGAGGTGGAGGGAACGTCGGTGCTTTCTATTCAATAAGTATTATGATTGGGCTCTTACTGTTGAACAAAACATAGAGCAATTTCCACCTGAAGTTACAAAAGATCATTGGGCCATGTATTTGAATTATAGATTGTCTCCGGATACTATGGtaataacaataatttgaattattttacaCTTGTTCCTAATATATTGTATATTGATTGTTAAAATTGTTTTCTAATATAGGCGAAAGCAGACAAAAATGCTCTAAATCGCCAAAAGCAACGTATTCCCCATACGTTAGGCACAAGGTCACTAGCAAGAACACGAGATATTATGGtacaattaaattatttcatatAAGAATTATTACATAATTATTACAATGTATAATTATATAACTATTTTACTTCATTTTAGGAACAAAGAGATGGACGGTCTTACAGTAGAGGAGACATGTATGAAATCTCTCACACGAAGAGGAACGGATCATATGTTAATGATGAGGCTCGacaaaaaaatgtaagaaattgtattatatatgtttacTGATTTTTGCTCTATATAAGTGTTCAACCATAGGTTAGaagatttatattatatatgtctgGGTGCCTGCTGCTTAGTGTTGGTTACTTTAAAATGTTGTTTCGGTGGCTGACTTGTTTTTTcccaattttaaataaataaagggaTAGAAACATATTATGTGACTTTTCTATCCTATATATAATTTCAAGTCAAATTGAGTTTTAGGCATTTCTTATGCATGActtttggtaagtccaataaactataagtttgTTTGGACtagtttataagtttgtttgaaaaaaagtgtagaAGTTAGATTCTATGTATTTTGTATTCTATCCAGATTCTTGTGGTTGGACtccaattttgataaataacaCTGTATTTGTAGGAAGAGTTACAAAAAGAAAGGCAGACATCATCTGATAATGAGGCTTTTGTGACCGTGTTTGGAAAAGAGCATCATGGTTATGTTCGAGGAATGGGACTTGGTCCAACACCATCTCAAAATAATGGTTCTAGTTCTCGTCCTTCAGTATCAACTTCTTCATCGACTGCTGATGCCAAAATAGCTAAGATGCAAAGCGAAATTGATGTGCTAACTAAAGAAGTTGCTGAAGTTAATGAGCTTAAAGCTAAAGTTGCTGAATTTGATGCAATGAAGGAACAATTTGCTCTTATTATGGCTAATATGCAAAACCAGGTAAGACAATATTTGTGTgccttacatatatatatatataatgtgaataTATTGACATTGacttgttgttattgttatattataccttttttaataagttttttttttttaatttatttcttgtTCAAAGTCACATGATATTAATTTGAAGTgcatttttttatgtataatatatataatatatatgttgatactacaatacttttgtttttaactatactttaaattttgttttcaggGGTATAACATAGGATCGCCGTTTGAAGTACGACGCTCTTTTGAGTCTAGTCATAATGTTGAGGGTAATCAAGCAACTCCAGACGATTCAACTtagatatataatttttgtttaggcGTGTTGAACTTGATGTCACGCTTttctatttgttttaattttgatgtacTAGGCGCATGTGTTGTGACcttcgtttttgttttttgttatgtACTATTTAGGTTGCATGTGTCAATGCAAACTTTAGATGTATTGCGCATGTATTGTGACCTTTAGTTCCATGTGTCGTTGTGAACACCTTATTTTTGAATCAAATGAATGTTATtttgtttatgaatttgtttACATTGCAAGAATTATTATAGTAgttcaatatttaaaaatactACGTTTGAATAATAGTCGATGATTAAAAAAACAGGGTAAAAAATtgtcctacaaaaaaaaatatataaaaaaattgtcctcaaagaaatcataaaatattttaaaagaaatatattatAGCGGCGGTTTCAAACTgctgaaaaaacaaaaaaataaaaaaacaaatagcaaCGGTTTCAAAACTgctgcaaaaacaaaaaaaataaaaaatcaaatagcaACAGTTTCAAACCGTTGCAAAACTGGCTAAAATTTGTGTTTTGCGTTTCGCTTATTGCAACGGTTTTAGAACCGTTGCAACACATACTGTGGCCGTTTGTGTAACGGTTTTTCAAACCGTTGCTATTTGATCTACCAACGCTCAAATCTGCAACAGTTTGGCAACTGTTGCTAAAAATGCTGCAACATTTAAAAAATGTTGCTAAATCGTCCCAAAACTGTTGCTAAACAcattttttcttgtagtgtcccttttcaacaaactcatacatgagtgcctttatgagtggacttaagatcacccccaagtatctttggcatctctaacaagttaattaaaaaaaactctcctcgagcatcaccacaccagggcttacatcatagaacagagtggtgcatcctcaacaaacaaaaccaccaggagttttccatcagatatatatgcagcggaattcaaaccacaaaactcctcaacaaacttcaggcacactacaataacacacgtttgaaaataaatcaaaccatacagcaactcatcacaagatctacacgcctgaacaacaaaagataggtctaatacacaccctatcatgaatagtccatcctccacttctagggaccattcaatcaatgtgaacttctccaagttcaaacaaattttcagtattccttacttgcccataaccagaaagtatcttccctaagatctcatccagaaaacagaacaggatgcctgctctgataccaattgaaattctggtatagcagaaccagatgttgtatagaaagtcgagacatctggtctgacatgaataacacggcaaggcatataacattaaaacggatactgagaaataatgttttatcagatgttccaacattcaatttaaagagaatgtcatacttaatgttggaacatcttacgaaacataataaaatcaacaagtaaataaactgcacaggaaattgttaacccagttcagccaacctgcctactctgggggataccaatccaggaaggaaatccactaatagatctagtcactaagacctccagcaaaccctttgaatttacatcttacactaagacctccagcaaaccctcggtttacgtcttacactaagacctccagcaaatcctaggtttacgccttatgaccttgacactactcatgcaacttctgcctaggaactcctagacatgagatcccatctcacttccacacagccaacacaacctgtgttgttcatataatgttgaataaaatgtggtgacaatcaccgtgacatattttactcttgcttaaaagcttcgagtaaatcacacacagttacctccgtacttcaaagcttaggagtaaccttaaaacattacaactcaataaaacaccgtcctactcaagtattaaaccaatacgtgagaggctcacaaacactatctccttgcttaaaagctttagAGATATTACaaaactctactcattacctaaaggtttctgagtgaggacatagtgaccatctcacaacccgagtggttcacttacaccaactctcctagagagtggcttaaagacacgaaaccctaaagactacatctttgatgaacaatggtttcggttcattaaaatcttggtcttgagtcttctttatatagacagagctagcacgctcctgatcttccaagataagcttcagaacacagctggtctttgagtcacgtccagctaagcaaatcagaccttaataaaaactttcctaaaatagttgatcatctttaggaaataaacaatgtgttgaatcattccattaagtcttgataagaacatatctgcactaataacgtcttgatcagatcaaatcttgatatacacgttcgtagagtggatttccatatatagcagatacgtgtaataaatgcgcgagatttgggcaatctgactgtcgtacccaaacatgttacaacatttggtccaacatcttttgtacctaacatgttgaaacatttggtccaacatcttgcttgtatatttgttttagcaaaatgaggccaacacacaaatatccaacactaTATAAGTCGGATATGTCATATCACACAGTTGAGA from Trifolium pratense cultivar HEN17-A07 linkage group LG5, ARS_RC_1.1, whole genome shotgun sequence encodes:
- the LOC123886656 gene encoding uncharacterized protein LOC123886656, encoding MDTTWITQPRNTPEYAKGLNGFLDFAFKNRPNGMAKCPCKKCGFKTPQSRSVMYDHLRATPFPVGYTDWCYHGEVAIGENSNGSSSNPTNAVHDITNGEDPIQNMLNDAFGVDRNHANEVPIASNVDIEIDEDVTPDATQEGNEAKEFYELAKEGEQPLYEGCKKYSKLAFLVKLYHIKCLCGMSDKSMTMILELLQDAFEHAKIPSSFYEAKKTITKLGLNYVKIPACPKDCMLYWGNKEDEERETCKVCHTSRWKSSIKSKERETGNADNSLKKIPAKVLRYFPLKPRLQRLFLSSKTSEDMRWHALSNNNDEMMRHPRDSEAWKRFDSTHPWFASDARNVRLALATDGFNPFGIMSSNYSVWPVILIPYNTPPWVCMKQTSFIMSMIIPGKNAPGNNIDVYLQPLMKELQDLWTTGVDAYDSFKHEMFKLHAALMWTISDFPGLGNLSGWNTYTGYACPTCNKDFKPCRLKNGKKWCFMGHRRFLDRRHRFRLNRIRFNGEQELRDPSRMLSGSEILEQICDINVTFGRSVEKKKLRKRSQLEDGPKWNKKSIFFELPYWKDNCLRHNLDMMHIEKNVCENIIFTLLNDSGKSKDNLNARKDLKLMEIRPDLWPNESGKYALAVYAMTNRGRKDFLATLKNINVPDGYSSNISRCIDLDNGKLNGMLKSHDCHVLMEQLLPLAMRTSLPDKVSAVLIELCSFFRQLCGKVLKVEDLDMLQNKIVLTLCHMEMLFPPSFFTVMVHLVVHLVEEAKLGGPVHYRWMYPIERYLGHLKSYVRNKARPEGSIAEGYLLEEILTFCSRYLDDIETRWNRCGRVDDEPNDEQPQSRMSELFPLIGKPVGGSSYFTLTRREKLQAHRHVLTNCPVVDYYIQQFRTIVKRQMRGRHSSEVDKKVHREFVHWFSNRIGNNLDSLSGPDKDVLISLAQGPLDQARRFTAYNVNGFKFRTLARDKLLKTQNSGVFGSFGTRSYSSSSDDHMRFGDVPYYGRLIDIVELFYCGFSIVMFKCEWANTTNPRGMKKDKLGFTSINFASLRHTGEHEDDEPYIKASEALMVFYVDDEKEQGWSIPVHLKPRDLYDMGEDESEIMASNETYPSQNLEELFQDDNTHIPLARVVIDEDPESSAINHHSDDDNNDMLI
- the LOC123883810 gene encoding uncharacterized protein LOC123883810, which encodes MEKTWSDLTPYEVERQRTIAANNKKLEALNIPRLSQSIQKSSSTKKDKMRFVRPGDLQVAANNKRLRSHDIPKPPPPVIIPSSSASQDAPPSSPTHDATSHRLTKKGRPKRSQPPHFQFQPQYQHQPSPPSSPPQHQPSPPPPQHQPPPPPPQHQPSPPQPQHQSSEPEHEVVLERLSQPRQPLPPPPPRNHAHWIVDVIDDDGNVRQKSVEVNDLIPNKVGFKVQTIWNDDHQPIGEAGGLLSGYIGFLASSDELLPIMYPKWPKVPLAKKDLIYDNNIKAKFVVSDTNKFHKKWIYTSLGKRWRERRCFLFNKYYDWALTVEQNIEQFPPEVTKDHWAMYLNYRLSPDTMAKADKNALNRQKQRIPHTLGTRSLARTRDIMEQRDGRSYSRGDMYEISHTKRNGSYVNDEARQKNEELQKERQTSSDNEAFVTVFGKEHHGYVRGMGLGPTPSQNNGSSSRPSVSTSSSTADAKIAKMQSEIDVLTKEVAEVNELKAKVAEFDAMKEQFALIMANMQNQGYNIGSPFEVRRSFESSHNVEGNQATPDDST